One genomic region from Drosophila subpulchrella strain 33 F10 #4 breed RU33 chromosome 2R, RU_Dsub_v1.1 Primary Assembly, whole genome shotgun sequence encodes:
- the LOC119549138 gene encoding tubulin beta-1 chain, producing the protein MREIVHIQAGQCGNQIGAKFWEIISDEHGIDATGAYHGDSDLQLERINVYYNEASGGKYVPRAVLVDLEPGTMDSVRSGPFGQIFRPDNFVFGQSGAGNNWAKGHYTEGAELVDSVLDVVRKEAESCDCLQGFQLTHSLGGGTGSGMGTLLISKIREEYPDRIMNTYSVVPSPKVSDTVVEPYNATLSVHQLVENTDETYCIDNEALYDICFRTLKLTTPTYGDLNHLVSLTMSGVTTCLRFPGQLNADLRKLAVNMVPFPRLHFFMPGFAPLTSRGSQQYRALTVPELTQQMFDAKNMMAACDPRHGRYLTVAAIFRGRMSMKEVDEQMLNIQNKNSSYFVEWIPNNVKTAVCDIPPRGLKMSATFIGNSTAIQELFKRISEQFTAMFRRKAFLHWYTGEGMDEMEFTEAESNMNDLVSEYQQYQEATADEDAEFEEEQEAEVDEN; encoded by the coding sequence CGATGAGCACGGCATCGATGCCACCGGCGCCTACCACGGTGACAGCGACCTGCAGCTGGAGCGCATCAATGTGTACTACAACGAGGCCTCCGGTGGCAAGTACGTGCCCCGCGCTGTCCTTGTCGATCTGGAGCCCGGCACCATGGACTCCGTGCGATCGGGACCCTTTGGCCAGATCTTCAGGCCCGACAACTTTGTGTTCGGCCAGTCGGGAGCCGGCAACAACTGGGCCAAGGGTCATTACACAGAGGGCGCTGAGCTGGTGGACTCAGTGCTCGATGTGGTCCGCAAGGAGGCCGAATCCTGCGATTGCCTGCAAGGCTTCCAACTCACACACTCCCTTGGCGGCGGCACTGGCTCCGGTATGGGTACCCTGCTGATTTCCAAGATCCGCGAGGAGTATCCCGACAGGATCATGAACACATACTCGGTGGTGCCGTCGCCCAAGGTGTCGGACACCGTTGTGGAGCCCTACAACGCTACGCTGTCGGTGCACCAGCTGGTGGAGAACACGGACGAGACCTACTGCATCGACAACGAGGCTCTCTACGACATCTGCTTCCGTACCCTCAAGCTGACAACACCCACATACGGTGACCTGAACCATCTTGTCTCCCTGACCATGTCCGGCGTGACCACCTGCCTGCGTTTCCCCGGCCAATTGAACGCTGATCTCCGCAAGCTGGCCGTCAACATGGTGCCCTTCCCACGTCTTCACTTCTTCATGCCCGGCTTCGCTCCTTTGACCTCCCGAGGCTCCCAGCAGTACCGCGCCCTCACCGTGCCCGAGCTGACCCAGCAGATGTTCGATGCCAAGAACATGATGGCCGCCTGCGATCCACGCCACGGACGCTACCTTACCGTCGCCGCCATCTTCCGTGGACGCATGTCCATGAAGGAGGTCGACGAGCAGATGCTGAACATCCAGAACAAGAACAGCTCGTACTTCGTCGAATGGATCCCCAACAACGTTAAGACCGCCGTGTGCGACATCCCGCCCCGTGGCCTGAAGATGTCCGCCACCTTCATTGGCAACTCCACCGCCATCCAGGAGCTGTTCAAGCGCATCTCCGAGCAGTTCACCGCTATGTTCAGGCGCAAGGCTTTCTTGCATTGGTACACCGGCGAGGGCATGGACGAGATGGAGTTCACCGAGGCCGAGAGCAACATGAACGATCTGGTGTCCGAGTACCAGCAGTACCAGGAGGCCACCGCCGACGAGGACGCCGAgttcgaggaggagcaggaggctGAGGTCGACGAGAACTAA
- the LOC119551031 gene encoding elongin-C → MIAMDEQRGDKIYGGCEGPDAMYVKLISSDGHEFVVKREHALTSGTIRAMLSGPGQFAENEANEVHFREIPSHVLQKVCMYFTYKVRYTNSSTEIPEFPIAPEIALELLMAANFLDC, encoded by the exons ATGATAGCAATGGACGAGCAGCGCGGCGACAAGATCTACGGCGGATGCGAGGGTCCGGACGCCATGTACGTGAAGCTGATTTCCTCGGACGGCCACGAATTTGTCGTAAAGCGCGAGCACGCTCTCACCTCCGGCACAATCCGGGCCATGTTGTCCGGACCGGGTCAATTCGCCGAGAACGAGGCTAACGAGGTGCATTTCCGGGAGATACC ATCCCACGTCCTACAAAAGGTCTGCATGTACTTCACCTATAAAGTGCGTTACACCAACAGTTCTACCGAAATACCCGAATTCCCGATCGCTCCTGAGATCGCATTAGAACTTTTGATGGCGGCTAATTTCCTAGACTGCTAA
- the LOC119551029 gene encoding ADP-ribosylation factor-like protein 6: MGMLHNLADLIKIKKDKMTILVLGLNNSGKSSIINHFKKSSEQASIVVPTVGFMVEQFYSMSGVSIKAIDMSGATRYRNLWEHQFKNCHGIIYVIDSSDRMRFVVVKDELDLVLQHPDLCNRIVPILFYGNKMDMEDSLSSVKIAAALRLENIKEKPWHICSSSAVSGEGLGEGVQWLIQQMRFAMLNNKNAAKSRSKHSK, translated from the exons ATGGGAATGTTGCACAATTTGGCCGACTTGATAAAGATTAAAAAGGATAAAATGACGATTCTGGTGCTGGGACTAAACAACAGCGGAAAGTCCTCGATAATCAATCATTTTAAGAAATCCAGCGAACAGGCTTCCATCGTGGTGCCCACAGTTGGCTTTATGGTGGAGCAGTTTTATA GCATGTCTGGTGTTTCCATAAAGGCAATTGATATGTCGGGAGCCACACGATACCGGAACCTCTGGGAGCACCAGTTTAAGAACTGTCATGGAATAATATATGTGATTGATTCCAGCGATCGCATGAGATTCG TGGTGGTGAAAGATGAGCTGGATCTCGTGCTACAGCATCCCGACTTGTGCAACCGTATTGTGCCAATTCTGTTTTATGGAAATAAAATGGACATGGAGGATTCCCTGTCAAGTGTTAAAATTGCAGCAG CTCTTAGATTGGAAAACATCAAGGAGAAACCCTGGCACATCTGCTCCAGCAGTGCCGTATCCGGCGAAGGTCTTGGCGAGGGTGTCCAATGGCTTATCCAGCAAATGCGTTTCGCCATGTTAAACAACAAAAATGCCGCCAAATCCAGGTCCAAGCACTCCAAGTAG
- the LOC119551030 gene encoding 60S ribosomal protein L11 — translation MAAVTKKIKRDPAKNPMRNLHIRKLCLNICVGESGDRLTRAAKVLEQLTGQQPVFSKARYTVRSFGIRRNEKIAVHCTVRGAKAEEILERGLKVREYELRRENFSSTGNFGFGIQEHIDLGIKYDPSIGIYGLDFYVVLGRPGYNVNHRKRKSGTVGFQHRLTKEDAMKWFQQKYDGIILNTKK, via the exons ATGGCG GCTGTTACGAAGAAGATTAAGCGCGATCCCGCGAAGAACCCGATGCGGAATCTGCACATCCGCAAGCTCTGCCTGAACATCTGCGTGGGCGAGTCTGGTGACAGGCTGACCCGTGCCGCCAAG GTGCTGGAGCAGCTGACTGGCCAGCAGCCAGTGTTCTCCAAGGCCCGCTACACGGTGCGTTCGTTCGGTATCCGTCGTAACGAGAAGATCGCTGTCCACTGCACGGTGCGCGGCGCCAAGGCCGAGGAAATCCTGGAGCGTGGCCTCAAGGTGCGCGAGTACGAGCTGCGTCGCGAGAACTTCTCCTCCACCGGCAACTTTGGCTTCGGCATCCAGGAACACATCGATCTGGGCATCAAGTACGATCCCTCCATCGGTATCTATGGTCTGGACTTCTACGTCGTCCTGGGCCGCCCTG GCTACAACGTGAACCACAGGAAGCGCAAGTCCGGCACTGTTGGCTTCCAGCACCGCCTCACCAAGGAGGATGCCATGAAGTGGTTCCAGCAGAAGTACGATGGTATCATCCTGAACACCAAGAAGTAG
- the LOC119550325 gene encoding solute carrier family 2, facilitated glucose transporter member 1 gives MDHPKVGELPQERSLSFSESPLMAHKTMKQNEVPQWTWSLKWAAIGSSIGAAVPVGYCTGVMNSPAEVMRSWCNETLIARYDLDLGESGLELLWSALVSIFLVGGAIGSVVGATMANRYGRRGCFNICGILLALAAICFYACRPLDSVELLLLGRLLAGLAGGLITAFMPMWHSEISSLSQRSTLAPLCPMGLTLGVVVAQVCSLRSLLGGPENWHLCLAFYGLLVAVCYAPFRWYPESPKWMYVVRGRKDEARRQLQQLRGYTAGSAALQAEIDEMEMEAASKVEALGLVQVLSDPQYRLPLIIVCAFLGGQQLSGINAIFFYSVSIFRKAGLSIQASQWANLGAGSLNLATSMLGPILLERLNRRPLMLFSTFFCTVFLFLFAMMLYFIESFSWFAMGCIGCIFLYIFFFQFGLGPMPFFIGAELFELAPRPAAMSLGSVVYWICNFIIGMAFPTLQNAFGALVFLPFSVACLLLFGLTKRYLPETRGREPSEVAPLVASGFKSKVLLNHQAVSQS, from the exons ATGGACCATCCAAAAGTGGGAGAATTGCCGCAGGAACGTTCATTGAGTTTTTCAGAGTCACCGCTAATGGCACATAAAACCATGAAGCAG AATGAGGTGCCCCAGTGGACCTGGTCCCTCAAGTGGGCGGCCATTGGATCTTCAATCGGAGCGGCTGTTCCAGTGGGATATTGCACGGGTGTCATGAACAGTCCCGCTGAG GTTATGCGATCCTGGTGCAACGAGACGTTGATTGCCCGATACGATCTGGATTTGGGCGAGTCAGGACTGGAGCTACTGTGGTCGGCCCTTGTCTCGATATTTCTGGTGGGCGGCGCCATTGGATCAGTGGTGGGCGCTACGATGGCCAATAGGTACGGACGACGCGGTTGCTTCAACATTTGTGGCATTCTTCTCGCCTTGGCAGCCATTTGCTTCTACGCGTGTCGACCCCTAGATTCCGTAGAGCTACTCCTGCTGGGGCGGCTGCTAGCTGGTCTAGCCGGCGGTCTTATAACCGCCTTCATGCCCATGTGGCACAGCGAGATCTCGTCTCTCTCCCAACGCAGCACATTGGCACCCCTCTGCCCCATGGGTTTGACCCTGGGTGTGGTGGTGGCCCAGGTTTGTAGCCTTCGTTCGCTGCTTGGAGGTCCTGAGAATTGGCACTTATGCCTGGCCTTCTATGGCCTTCTCGTGGCTGTGTGTTATGCCCCCTTCAGATGGTATCCCGAGAGCCCCAAGTGGATGTATGTGGTCAGGGGGCGCAAGGATGAGGCACGTCGCCAGCTGCAGCAGCTGAGGGGCTACACAGCTGGTAGCGCCGCCCTGCAGGCAGAGATCGATGAAATGGAGATGGAGGCTGCCTCAAAGGTGGAAGCACTTGGACTGGTGCAAGTGCTAAGCGATCCTCAATACCGTCTGCCATTGATCATCGTGTGCGCCTTCCTAGGTGGCCAACAGTTGTCGGGCATTAATGCA ATCTTCTTCTACTCCGTCTCGATCTTCCGCAAGGCGGGTCTGTCCATCCAGGCATCGCAATGGGCCAACTTGGGTGCAGGTTCCCTGAATTTAGCCACCTCCATGCTGGGCCCCATTTTGCTGGAACGTTTAAATCGACGACCACTGATGCTCTTCTCCACATTCTTCTGCACTGTCTTTCTTTTCTTATTTGCCATGATGCTCTATTTTATT GAGAGCTTTAGCTGGTTTGCCATGGGCTGCATTGGCTGTATTTTCCTGTACATATTCTTCTTTCAGTTCGGACTGGGCCCCATGCCCTTCTTTATCGGAGCAG AATTGTTTGAACTTGCTCCCCGTCCAGCCGCCATGTCACTGGGTAGCGTGGTTTACTGGATCTGTAACTTTATCATTGGTATGGCCTTTCCCACGTTGCAGAACGCCTTTGGCGCCTTGGTCTTCTTACCCTTCTCAGTGGCCTGCCTGCTGCTCTTTGGCCTTACAAAACGCTACTTGCCAGAGACGCGGGGACGTGAGCCTTCCGAGGTGGCTCCGCTTGTCGCCTCAGGTTTTAAGTCAAAAGTTCTTCTCAACCATCAGGCGGTGAGCCAATCGTAG